Genomic segment of Rhodococcus rhodochrous:
GAACTCGCTGGCCGTGGATGCCTCGACCGCAACCACCGGAGGGGTGAGGTTGCGGCTCGGGAGCGCGTCGATGCGCGAGCCGTCCACCGCGATCTGCACGACGGGCACGTCGGCCGACGCGCGGGAGACGACGATCGTGTCGGCAGTGCTCCAGTCCAGGGCGAGCGCCGGACCGCCGAGACCGAAGCCGATCTCGCGCGGATTGGTGAGCGAGTACTCGCCGGTCGTGGTCGGCACCACCGTCGCGACGAAGACCCGCCCGTCGATGATCAGGGCGGCGCGGACACCGTCGCGAGACAGGCGCAGCTCGGTGATGCGGCCCCCGAGGGCGCGGATCGCACCCGCTTCGACGCCGACCACGGTGACCCGCCCGGTGCCGGGTTCGCGCACAGCGCGCACCACCGCGGTGCCGTTGACGACGGCCCACACCGAGTTGTTGTTGGGCGACCAGGACGGCCGGGTGATCGACTCGCCGTCGACCGCGGGTTCGGCGGCGCCTTCGCTGTAGGCACCGACCATCAGCTGCACGGCCGGCTCCGGTCTGGGTTTCCCGGTGTTCTCGACCGCGGCGACGAGTTCCCCGTCCAGCGACAGGGCGACGGACTGCAGGTCGTCGGCCGTACCGAAGAAGCTGCGGACGGGCGTCACGCCGGTCTCGGCGACACTCACCAGCGCCCCGTCGAGCAGGGCGTGAAGACCCACGGTCACGCTCGACGCGGCGAGGGGGTTCATCGACGCCACGTCGGCGGTGGTCCAACCGTTGGGGAACCGCTCGTCGAGGGGCTGACCATCGGCGAGGAGGTGGTACGGGCCGCTGATGTCGGCGTTGGCGAGGGTCCAGATCACCTGCGAGGCGAGCAGTTCGCGATCCTGCCGGCCCATCGAGCCGACCCCCTGGAAGTCGATGCGGATGCCGCCGAGTCCGACACCGACGTCGGTCGTGCGGCCGTCCGCCTTCGTCACCGAGCCGATGACGGTGACGTCCTCGAGGAGGTTCTTGACCGCGGGCGCGAGGACCTCTTTCGGCCCCTCGACGAGCAATCCGATCAGCTGCGATGCCGTCTGCTCGGGAGTGCCGGTGATCCAGCGCGGGTCGGGGACGACGGCGTTGCCGGTCGGGTCGAGGAAGTACAGCGAACGGCGCTGATAGGTATTCAGGAAGCGCGGGCGGTCCATGATGACGCCGGCCGGCAGCCGGTCGATTCGCCACTCGCCGTCGGTGCGGACGAGGGAGAACCGTGCCTCGAACTCCCCGTCGGCGGGACGGTAGATGCCGCCCTCCTCGAGATGGCCGACGGTGCTCGCCCGAACCACGTAGGTGGCGCTGTCGCCGTCGCGTTCCTCGACGAGGACGTCGACCTTGTCGACGATCGTCGCGCTCGCCGCGTCGTCCCATGACTCGGACATCGCAGGTGTGAGGAACTGCCGGGCCGCGCGGTGACGGTTGATCGGATCCGTGCTCGCCTGCAGGAAGTCGCGCAGGAGCAGGTCGGGTTCGCGACCGGGCACGGGCGCGGCGACCTCGGTGGTCGTGGGGCCACGTTCGAGGGTTCCGATGGCCTGCGGTGACGAGGAATCGGGCAGCGTGGCGCATCCCGACAGCACGAGCCCGGCCACGGTCAGGAGTACGACGAGCACGCCCGCTGCACGCGGAGTCGAGCGGCTCATGTATTGGCTCCTTCGGACGGTGTGCTCGCAGGGTCGGTCGGGATCTCTCCGGTCGACGGCTGCTCCGGGGTGTCGTCACCCGGTGGAGGCTTGCCCTGCACGGCCTTCGCGGCGCTGGGCACGAGAGGCAGCGGGCTGCGACCCACCTTACGTCCGCGTTCGCGCGGGAGGGTGAGCCGGAAGCTGGCGCCTCGTCCCGGTTCGCCCCACGCTTCGAGCTTGCCGTTGTGCAGGTTGGCGTCCTCGACGCTGATGGCGAGACCGAGGCCGGCGCCACCGGAGCGCCGGACCCGTGACGGATCGGACCGCCAGAACCGGTTGAAGACGAGCTTCTCCTCCCCCGGTCGCAGGCCCACTCCCTGGTCGCGCACGACGAAGGCCGCGGCCGCGTCGTCGGCGCGCAGCCGCAGGAGGATGGGTTTGCCCTCGCCGTGATCGATCGCGTTGGCGAGCAGATTGCGCAGGATGCGCTCGACGCGGCGGGGATCGACGTCGGCCTCGACGGGCTCGTCCGGTAGGTCGACGATGAGCTCGGTGGCGGTCTCGCGGGCGAGGTGCCGCACGGTCGAGACGGCGGCACGCGCGCACATCCGCACATCGAGTCGCTCGGAGGCGAGTTCGGCGACACCCGCGTCGTGCCGGCTGATCTCGAGCAGGTCGTTGAGGAGGCTCTCGAAACGGTCGAGTTCGGCGACCAGCAGTTCGGAGGACCGCTTGAGGACGGGGTCGAGGTCGTCGCTGCCGTCGTGGATGAGATCGGCGGCCATGCGCACCGTCGTGAGCGGGGTGCGCAGTTCGTGGCTCACGTCGGAGGTGAACCGTTTCTGCAGGTTGCCGTACTCCTCGAGCTGGGTGATCTGCCGCGACAGGCTCTCGGCCATCTCGTTGAACGACATCGCCAGGCGCGCCATGTCGTCCTCGCCGCGGACCGGCATGCGTTCCTTGAGCCGCCCGTCGGCGAAGCGCACCGCGATCCGGGAGGCCGATCGGATGGGCAGCACGACCTGCCGCGCGACGATCATCGAGATCGCGGTCAGCAGCACGAGCAGGACCACCGCGCCGACGAGCAGGGTGCCGCGGACGAGGGCGAGGGTGCGTTCCTCCCCGCCGAGCGGGAAGACGAGATACAGCTCGAGCGTCGAGATGTCGGAGTCGGTGGGGCTGCCCATGATCAGGGCCGGCCCGGTGTAGCCGTCGGGATCGGCGACCGTCGCGAACTGGTACGCGATCTGCCCGTTCTGGACGAAGGCGCGCAGGTTCTGCGGGATCTGGTCGGCGGGCCCACTCGAGGTGGGGGCCCGCGGCCCGTCGCCGGGGACGATCAGGACGGGGTCGAAGGTTCCGGCGACGCCGGTGTCCTGTCCCCCGTCGCTGCCACGGCTGGTGAGGATCGCCGCGGCACCGTCGAGGCGGACGGCGAGCGAACCGGAGTCGTCGGCGCCCGCGAGTTGCCCCTCGACGAGTGCACGCGAGCGATCCATCTCCTCGGTCGCCGCGTCGATCTTCACTTCGAGCAGTCGGTCGGTGATCTGGCTCGTGAGTACCACTCCGAGCACGAACATGACGATCAGCGACAGTGTGAGGGTCGAGGTCACGACCCGCAGCTGCAACGATCGTCGCCAGGTGTGCGCGAGTCGGCTGCTCATCGACCGCGACCACCTCACCAGCGGCAGCGTCCTACGCGTGATACGCCGCCGTAGCCGGTAGGTTCGGATCACGGCGGTCCGGCCTTGTAGCCGACCCCCCGCACCGTGAGCACCGCCTCGGGATTCTCGGGATCCTTCTCGACCTTCGCGCGCAGACGCTGGACGTGGACGTTCACGAGCCGGGTGTCGGCGGCGTGCCGGTAACCCCAGACCTGTTCGAGCAGGACCTCACGGGTGAACACCTGACGCGGCTTGCGCGCGAGCGCCACGAGCAGGTCGAACTCGAGGGGCGTCAGCGAGATCGCCTCGTCGCCGCGGGTGACCTTGTGGGCAGGGACGTCGATGGTGATGTCCCCGATCGTCAGGACCTCGGCCGGTTCCTGCTCGGTGCGACGCAGCCGGGCCCGCACACGTGCGACGAGCTCCTTCGGCTTGAACGGCTTGACGATGTAGTCGTCGGCGCCCGATTCGAGGCCGAGCACGACGTCGACGGTGTCGGACTTGGCGGTGAGCATCACGATCGGCACACCGGAGTCCGCACGGAGCACACGACAGACGTCGATGCCGTTCATGCCGGGAAGCATGAGATCGAGCAGAACGAGGTCGGGCCGGATCTCACGCACGGCGCCCAGCGCCTGAGTGCCGTCCCCCACCACGAACGGTTCGAATCCCTCGCCGCGCAGCACGATCGTGAGCATCTCGGCCAGCGCGGTGTCGTCGTCGACTACCAGAATCCTCGGCTTCATAGCCTCTATCGTGTCAC
This window contains:
- the lpqB gene encoding MtrAB system accessory lipoprotein LpqB; the protein is MSRSTPRAAGVLVVLLTVAGLVLSGCATLPDSSSPQAIGTLERGPTTTEVAAPVPGREPDLLLRDFLQASTDPINRHRAARQFLTPAMSESWDDAASATIVDKVDVLVEERDGDSATYVVRASTVGHLEEGGIYRPADGEFEARFSLVRTDGEWRIDRLPAGVIMDRPRFLNTYQRRSLYFLDPTGNAVVPDPRWITGTPEQTASQLIGLLVEGPKEVLAPAVKNLLEDVTVIGSVTKADGRTTDVGVGLGGIRIDFQGVGSMGRQDRELLASQVIWTLANADISGPYHLLADGQPLDERFPNGWTTADVASMNPLAASSVTVGLHALLDGALVSVAETGVTPVRSFFGTADDLQSVALSLDGELVAAVENTGKPRPEPAVQLMVGAYSEGAAEPAVDGESITRPSWSPNNNSVWAVVNGTAVVRAVREPGTGRVTVVGVEAGAIRALGGRITELRLSRDGVRAALIIDGRVFVATVVPTTTGEYSLTNPREIGFGLGGPALALDWSTADTIVVSRASADVPVVQIAVDGSRIDALPSRNLTPPVVAVEASTASEFVADSRTVFQLNNRDPAGDRYWREVPGLAGMAAIPVLPG
- the mtrB gene encoding MtrAB system histidine kinase MtrB — protein: MSSRLAHTWRRSLQLRVVTSTLTLSLIVMFVLGVVLTSQITDRLLEVKIDAATEEMDRSRALVEGQLAGADDSGSLAVRLDGAAAILTSRGSDGGQDTGVAGTFDPVLIVPGDGPRAPTSSGPADQIPQNLRAFVQNGQIAYQFATVADPDGYTGPALIMGSPTDSDISTLELYLVFPLGGEERTLALVRGTLLVGAVVLLVLLTAISMIVARQVVLPIRSASRIAVRFADGRLKERMPVRGEDDMARLAMSFNEMAESLSRQITQLEEYGNLQKRFTSDVSHELRTPLTTVRMAADLIHDGSDDLDPVLKRSSELLVAELDRFESLLNDLLEISRHDAGVAELASERLDVRMCARAAVSTVRHLARETATELIVDLPDEPVEADVDPRRVERILRNLLANAIDHGEGKPILLRLRADDAAAAFVVRDQGVGLRPGEEKLVFNRFWRSDPSRVRRSGGAGLGLAISVEDANLHNGKLEAWGEPGRGASFRLTLPRERGRKVGRSPLPLVPSAAKAVQGKPPPGDDTPEQPSTGEIPTDPASTPSEGANT
- the mtrA gene encoding MtrAB system response regulator MtrA: MKPRILVVDDDTALAEMLTIVLRGEGFEPFVVGDGTQALGAVREIRPDLVLLDLMLPGMNGIDVCRVLRADSGVPIVMLTAKSDTVDVVLGLESGADDYIVKPFKPKELVARVRARLRRTEQEPAEVLTIGDITIDVPAHKVTRGDEAISLTPLEFDLLVALARKPRQVFTREVLLEQVWGYRHAADTRLVNVHVQRLRAKVEKDPENPEAVLTVRGVGYKAGPP